GGCTCGTTCAATCTTAATATCTTTCTCTATTCCAATTTGTAcgttaaaaagtttctttcttttttcttttgttatatcCCAATCTTTGTTTGTTTCAACTACCCCATCGATTCGTAAGTTATTTCGTCTGTTTCTATCCTCACTATCTCTTTAGTTTTAGTTCGGTATTTTCCAAAGATATTTTTCCCTGCATTTTTCTGACATTTGTTAAATCTTcacaaatgttatttatttttctccTACTGCTTTAACTTTGTCTTCGCATACGCCACCAACAAAATTCGATCCTGATTTTATATCGTCAGTTCGCGTCGAACatcttaaaaacttgtttgaaaattaTCAAACTTTTGATTCATGCTTGAAATAGCTTCACGAAAAAAAGACTTCACGTCGGccgaaaaataaataaacaggcACATTTCCACCAATCAATATTGAACCATAATGTTGCCATAAGGCAGGGCTATGATATGAGTGAAACAGATTTCTCATAACTTTTTGTCAACACCACAACAGGACGACCAAATTTCGGagtcaaattttttatctttttattaaaaaaaaatttcatttataaaatttaattaaaacctaTTCCATTCATATCATAGAGTGTAATATGGTAAACACTTCCTAAAAATTTCATAGAAAAATATCATACGGTCTCCAAATATATTGGCCGGCGTGCACAAATTGCAATTCTGAGAAAAAACGATTaaagtaaatactttaaatacagaaaagttttattcatataataggtaaaaaaagtaaaccaaaatttcaaaatccaCCAGGTACATATAAATCACtatctttttcaattattttgtcattttttttcaactttttggagCGTAATAATTGCCTTGACTTTTTATCAGAGTTTATTCTAACTTTGACATTacttattatttcattatttaatgctTTGCATCCTGCAATCATATGAAAGCATTGTTTTATGTCCAGTAGTATTAAAATATCTTTGGCTCCAATTTTAAAGTAAGCTACAGcattatatacattaatttCTAATTGGGTAAGCGAGAGaaatgtttgttttggtatACGGTCCCAAATCATTCTATTAAACGATTCATTAGCATTTTGTATTTTACCGTGCAAACATTCTTGTAATTCacattctttacattttttcaacacatttctCTTCAAATATATATCTTAATTTCATAATAACGCCCATTGGTAAACCTGATCTTGTTTTGGTATACAGTCCTGgctaatgttgttttatttattttatcagcaTTATATTTGTACGAACCTTGGTAACTACGTATAGTTAGAAACATGGAAAGTTCTCCATTGTGCATAAGCAGTTTGATTAGACTTTTGGAGGCTTTGAGTAACACTACAACCTTTACAATATCTGAACATGACTTCAACATCTAACACTTTGCCACTAACAGTAGAAAAGACTCCGTTCAGCGATAAATGTCCTTGTTTGTACCATGTACCATCGCAAGATACACAAATATCCGTCAGTGCCAATTTATTTTCGGAATTTATCATAGTTTGTTCTGCTACAGTTTTAACATCTTTTACAattacttttagtaatttttaaaaaaatttttggtcaTAGGCTTAGGTAAATTCATAATtgtacaaaacttttttatacctGCATATCCATAGCCCAATAATCGCAAGCTATAAATTATTCGcttattaatatcaaatattttttttattgtaatccTTGATAGAGGTGTAAAACTGACAAAGATAGTTGCAATCTTTTTTCAGAAACTTAAGATATAACAAGATAAATCATATTGTTAATTAATTCTTCTGCCTAATGAGAGTGTGGGACTGTCATATTTGGATACAGAAAAGAACTCAAAACAGAAATTAAATCAGCAAGATCAATGATACGATAGCTAGATATACtaggtctcaaaagaagtgcaTCTTTTAAGTCTTCAACTTTACGAAATAAAGCGGACAAACTTAAGTAAGTTTTCGATATTAGGCTTCAAAACAAAAGTGTCGCATTCAAATTAATTGATCGCAACTCAATATTTACCCTATCAGAAACACAATAAATGTTAacagattttatttaaacaatcaataataataGATTAACATTTCCCATAAATCTTTTCCTTTTACAGTGAGTTTGTGTACGTTACTATACTCGACAATCTTTTCcctttttaactaataaaactaaGCTGATAAAACAACACAATAACTGACTCATTTGTCGTACTTGATGTACCAACCttaacaaaaattctaaaatagtTCATAAAAAAGCTGTTCAAGCTTATACATAATTATCATAACACTTGTTTGGGTTAAACTAGGTGGTATGTATGGTGTATACAGTTATTCAAACGCGTTGCTAGGGATATCACTTCGAAGTAGTTCATtcaaatagacaatttaaaatagttataggTAAATAtgctacttttaaaaaaatttttatgatccTACATAGgtaaaagtagttaaaaataaggatctttttttttgttgaaaattttgaaattttaagagGGGATAGCCCCTTAAGTTAAGAAACGTGCAAGACATTAAGGAAAGAAAATTGCGAGTGATGAATTGGGAAGAGATAAATAATCTTAACAATTGAAAATTGACACTATTACAAcaaactaaactaaaattttgaaagaaaaattgtcCAATATTCCGCCCTTAACCAAATGGCGCTCGGGGCTAGGCCCCAagccccctccccctccccctcctcGCTACTGCACTGGCTATACAAGAAATCTTATCATATGTTAATGAATtccaataaaattataataaatataagtcaataaaaagtaataaggaaactgacattttttaaaaagttgatggTTTTTATCAGGCCCGCCGTGAGCCTTTGCGGCGCCCAGGGTCAAAATTTCCCAAGCGCCCTACTGAAAGTGAAAGCTGATCTAATGATCCATAATTCAATACATATAATAAGCCATTTGATAACAAATCAAAGAGGATAAAagaatatagaattttttaattttaattaatgaacATTTGAACAGTTTATTTCTAGATAATTGCAATGGTCTTTTGACTTGGTTATACACTCATACATAAAATGATAAAGTCGACACTAGAACATGGTAGAAACAGACCAAAGACAATCATTAAACACTATTGGATGTTAAGAGCAAAAATTTGTCTAGAATACAACAGCTATTGTTGTTTCAACTTCAGAGGAAATTGATCTTTCGAGCTTTACTCATGGCGAATTTGGAAATCACTTCACCGTAGCACAACTTTTTGGCAAGATTATGCTCCCAGAAGATTCGTGAGTCGTTCTTGGCTCATTGTAGACCTTAAAGCTGTCTTAACTAGAGCAAGCTTACTAAAAGATCTCTCGCTTTCCGCAACAGAAACAGGGATGGTGTTGAAGATGCGCAGCAAAATGCAGACTGATTCGAAGAGCGGCTGAAGACCTTTCTGGTATATTCCATTCAATAACGTCATGGAAGTGAGAGATTCTTTTGGAACAATAAGATTGGATTGCTTCAGAGCATCGAGATGGCGGACCTCTTCAATAAGTTTCTCTTCCTCAACATCGGTCGCGTAGATTTGTGCCAAGACCTTGCATTTCTCCTCCAATTGGATAGGTGCTTCAACACTTTCTTCTGATTCTTCTTCATTTGACATAACAAGAGATTTCAATGACCACAAGAACGAAAACATATTCGTCGTCTTCTCAGCAGCTTGGAATCTATCGCTGACCTGCTGAATAAGAGTATCAAGAGCGGTATTGAATACGCTCACCTCAAACTCTTTTGCTTCGTCTTCATGGAAATGAGGTGTTCCTCACCTCTTCGTGAAAGTTCTTCCTTTTTTTCGTCCTCTTCTTCACAAATTCTGATTGAAAACCAAAAGAAGCAAGACCAGATGCTATCAAACGTGCCTCATTAAGGATGCTGGTCCAAGATGATCTCAGTCGATTTAGATCTTCAATAAGAGTCTTAATGAGTTTCATCTCGTCGTCCAAGGAGATATTTTCTGATTGGAGTGCAAGGCTCACGTAGTTGATTGATTGAAGAGTTTTATACCAAAAGGTTGTCATTACGATGAACTCGAATGAATGAACCCACTTCTCCAGAGATTTTACTTCATTCAACTGATCAGCTGTTAGATCAAAATTGCGGAGCTTTTTCAAAGATTCGAGGGTTTCCCTGGATTGCTTGACTAACGGCTTCACAGCCTCGATTCGCGCACTCCATCTGGTTTGCGACGTTTGATGAAGGGACAAACCAGTGGTTTCAATCAAGACTTTCCACCGACTAGGGCTTCCACTGAAAAGATTGTAAAGTGACTGGACTCGGCCAAAGTAGTTCTTGACTTCAACCGAAGATTCAGCAGAATGAACACCAGGAAGGTTGAGACTATGAGCGCTGCAAGGCATATAGAGAGCTTGAGGATTTTTTTTGCAGTATAATCGCCTGTACTCCTTTGTATATACCGGACATGTTCGCTCCATTGTCATATCCTTGACCTCTGCAGTTTTTGAGATCGATTCCATTTTGTTCTAAGACGTCCATAATAAGCTTGGCAATGTCAGCACCTATCTTTTTTTCAAGATTCTCGACCCTCAGAAGGCGCTCCTTCACGGTCCATCTTTTGTCAGTACCAAAGTATACAAAGCGGAGAACAAAGGTGATTTGCTCGGTGTGAGAGACGTCCGGAGTCCCGTCCACAAGAATGGAATAGTAGATGGCCATATGAGCTTCGTTGATGATGGCACCGTGAACGATTCCTCCGCACTCTTTGATGAATTCATTTTAAGTGCTCCAGCCCAAGTAATGAGCATTCATTTTGTTACCTTCTTGTTGGCAGCGGGAAACTTCTTCTAAGTGTAGTTGGAGAGTCTTGTTGTGCTTGGCCATGAGCTCTAGGGTAGCTAGAAAGTTGCCATTGTCGTCTTCTCCAATCATTTTTGATGAacctaaaaattatattattaagacagatttatttaaaacaataaagaagcatttgttttattttatgatgaTTCTatgatgattttatattatgatttatgaatattataacatatttatttaaaagaataaagaaggatttgttttatttaatgatttccAAAATATCTAGTTAATCTTATAAATATAAgctaaatagatttaaaaatagttggTATCACAATAGAATAATTGTAAATAGATTTACCTCTGAAACTAAAGTTTCGTGACGCTAAAAAAAGAGTAACATCTAAGATGCATCGTAGAATTTCACGCCACCTGGCTGCTTCATTTCTTATTGAGTTTTCAAGAGCTGCATCTATTCCGCTTTGATTTTCTAAGCTTTCTAGCGCCGTTTTCCATTCTATGTAAAAGTTTCGATGCTGGGCGTTATTCTGGTGACTTTTGACTTTCTCAGGTAGCTTGTGCCAGTTGCAGCTTATTCCATCATTCCATCTTAGAAGGTGCGACTGGTGTCCGATCCCAAAAGATTGTTTGCTTCCAAACAGAGAACACGGAAAGCAAATAAATGATTTCTTAGATACACTCCAGACCAGTCAATCTCGGCATGTCTTCTCCCCGTTGAGAGAAGTTTCGTAGAAAATTGATTCAGGAACCTTCTTCTTATTAGAATCTTTCGGGAAAGCTGAAGGATTTCGAGAAAGCCCCTGTAGAAGCACAGAATCTCTTTCCACTTTGGAAAGATGTGCTGCCCACAAAGCAGGATCATTGGAAGGAATGGTAGCGATGGGTTCTTCTGTTGGCAACACctgagaataaattttaaaaattcttattttattagcttaaaagtttattaacatcatttcttttaaagaggTAGAACTTACCAAAATATTCTCTTCATTCACAGCTACCATTCCGATTTTTGATAGGGGCTCTCCCGAGCTTTCAGAAATGTCAGTGACATCGTTTTCAGTTCCaacctataaaaataagttaaaaatttatataacattgaATTAATCAAATGGGAAAATATCCATTAGCGGGGAAAACTATTTACTACTTGAATCGATTGACTTGGCAGGAAAGAGTTTGAAGCAGTAGGACTTTCATCTTCtcctttttttgtaactgtaatACCACAGTCTTGAAGAGTGCGTTTGTTCTTTTCCTCATTCGCAGTTCTTTGAGCAGCATTCTTTCTTACTTGACAACCAgaatctttctttttaaaaccagacatgttttaattctttttgaaacAGCATCCGCTCATAAGCAAAGAACTGTTTGAATTTCTTCTTGATTGGGTCTATCAGACTATCACATCGATATCACGTGtttcaaaattgtttcaaatttgagagattttaaaaattagagaaataaatttaataaaatagttttaatattttatatcaatatcAAACTACTTGGATTTAATctaatctctttttttaataaagtaaaaaatctccgtttttaattgaatgaatgcactaaagttattttaaacatttaattcagCGGGTTGTTAAATTAATCATTAGTATTCACTTTATTTGCGAGTTACCGCTATATAAAAAGAATcgctttatttaaaactaatgttttgaAAGTAATGCTAATTTcttagttttaaagcattaattactttttttatttaaaaagtccaATTATGAAGCACTTCATtacaaagttgaaaaattaaactaaaaaaaattgaccgtctaaaaaaagcaattgaccGTCTATTATATGTTTTAGCTGGTCAAATTGACCGGCTGCTTTAGATTTCTTATTTTCCACGCTGCTTCCCagtacttcatttttttttaaaataaacatgaaaaaaaaaattatttatattcgGCTTCGTGCGCCCCTGTCAACCTGGCGCCCGGGagcatattttgaaaccctatacAGGCTCAGAATAGGCAGAAAAATGAGCAATCTGATTCGCTGATTTTGAAAGAGAGGCAAGTGcgattttgttgaaaaattaaattaatataattaaaatcaaaacaaacagatttttgaaataaatttcaaagttaTGATATACTAAGTTTATCAATACAAGTCATGTATATAACACaggaaattcttttttttttagtactctTCAGAGTATTTAAAATGTATCAAAATCTATTGTACAAGAGAA
The nucleotide sequence above comes from Hydra vulgaris chromosome 09, alternate assembly HydraT2T_AEP. Encoded proteins:
- the LOC136085040 gene encoding uncharacterized protein LOC136085040 isoform X3, with product MSGFKKKDSGCQVRKNAAQRTANEEKNKRTLQDCGITVTKKGEDESPTASNSFLPSQSIQVVGTENDVTDISESSGEPLSKIGMVAVNEENILVLPTEEPIATIPSNDPALWAAHLSKVERDSVLLQGLSRNPSAFPKDSNKKKVPESIFYETSLNGEKTCRD